DNA sequence from the Salminus brasiliensis chromosome 3, fSalBra1.hap2, whole genome shotgun sequence genome:
GCATGAATTTGTTCCattccaccagcagcagcacatcTGATGATTTAACTTATAAGAGCAGGCACCCCCTAAGTCAGTCAGCTTTACCCTAGCAAAAGCAACTCTGCCTGATAAAGCAGACAGGATTGTTCATCTGGTTCTGTATCTATGATACAAGCCCTCATATCCtattataaaaacaaaatgtgttttgtttcaGGTCATGTTTGCATGGGGGGGTAAAGGAAAGTTCTGTGGAGTGGGACTCAGTGTAGACAGGCTGTCTGGAACAGAGGAAGCTTTATTTTCACCTCATTGCACTGTATCCCCTTACACACAGATACTACTATTGAATTACCACGCTGCATGATATCAAAGAGCCAATAGCCAACCCTGGCCAAAGATACCCATGTGTGCCCTTTGACCAATGAAGCAGAAGAGACTAATGCAGCATCCTGCAAAGACACCAACCTGCTGATAAtgtattattagcattattgttATCGTTATTATATACACTGTTATTATAAAAATAGCTTAAACTTCTAGTGTTCTTTTAGACACTAGTTTCGGTCTCAATACTAACATACACTGTGTCTAAAGGTATCTATAGACCCTTTTTAATTAGTGAATTTAGCTATATACAAGGAGGATTGTGCTATTGGTAtttttgctcatgggctccccctacagttggggagtgtaattcacttctACACCACTGGCGTGAATACaaatttgttgacaagctgagagatccagaactGACATCTGAAATGAAAGAAGAATGTCGACTGACATGGCAGAGTAATATTAAGAGACACCATTCTCCCTACCTTAGTCAGTGTACCATCGAAATCATTTtgctattattaaatattaaagctattattttAAGGTAAGAGTGCAACTTAATGTAGCATTAAGGTGCATCTACATACTGAATCACctttaaaagaaaatcattGGATGCTCTGAAGTAGCTGCACATGAGcctaggggtataaagcctcccagcactgACTGCAGAGCagaagaacagtgttctctggagtaatggagcaccatccaatagctctgggatgagttggagagccAAACTCCCTAattaaaatgaatgagcaggtatctacaaacttttggacataaattGTATGCTGAGGCATACAGTGATGTAGTTGTCCAAGATGTCCAAGCCTTGCAACTTTGCCGTGCTGACAAGTCTTACTTACATTGCTTATAAACTTCATTGACACTGTTGAAGTCATTTATGTCTGCCAGGAGGACGGTTGTCTTGACAActgcaagaaaaaaacaacaacaacaacaacaacaaaaaaaaaacagggcaaCATTATACGCATGATTTACAAACCAACAGGACATGCTGAACACGTCTTCATGAGGGAGGTAACCTACCGTTTTCATATCCACAGCCAGCTGCTTTCAGGATCTCTCCCATGTTAACAAGGGCCTttgaatagaaaaaaatatttatttaaaaatatatatgtacacagaCCATCTCCATATTTCATATTGCCTTAGATGGATTATTCAGATCTCAGCTGGATACTCTAAACTGAAGAggtaaagcttaaaaaaaaacaatattgctTTTTATCCAGGTTGCTCTCATGCTCACCTGTTTGGCCTGGGCCTGCACCCCTCCAGCTACTAACTGTCCTGATGCTACGTCCATTCCCAGCTGCCCAGAGATGTACACAGTGCGatccaccaccactgcctggcTGAAGTCATAAGCAACAACCATGTATTTACTCACAGAAGCATGCTAAGACTTTGTGCATATGTAATGAAAAGACAGCAGCATACATTAGACTTTGTACTTCCCTGCCCCCTGCTGCATTACTGCTCACACTCCGGTTAGTAATTGACCTACATTAGATTGACTTCTTCCACTATGCAATGGAGTTAAATGAGAGTCAtcagatcattttttttaatcaagcaTAATTGATGTTATTAAAAGTGATCTTAGAACCATTATATATTCAAACAAGTCTTAGATTTGCAGCAACACATTTCAGGAAAATAAAGAGGCATGAGTCCAGGTTCAAGCCTTGCTTAAACTCCATACTAATCCACTTGAGAAAATACACttttcaaaaaaaataaaggtgctgcacaATGGTTGTTTGTGCAATACCACAGAAGGACCACAAAGCTTCAGAAGTTTGGGTCAAGTCTGGGTCAACTTGACCACCCTGCTGCTGGTCATTGGCTGAGACGGGCCCACCCCCAACCCACCAGTCCTTATAATAAAATCTAGACCTAATTCCATGACTTTTTAAAGTAAGTAATGCTGGACAACAGCTACACAGGGTAGTAATGTCTTCTGCAAGTTGTTACAACCACCTCTTCCATGTCTACAGACCTTTCTTCCAGAGTGAAACTGTTCTAAGGAAGTCTGATCTTTCAGTTAACCTCAATAAACTAAAAGATCAACATATCTAGAGGAGCAACCTACCTATATATGCCCTGTCTAACTGGAGCTTTGGGTGTATAAGGTGCATGTCTTCGAATAGCAGCCATCTCGTCCAACATGAGAAGAGAAGCTTTGCTAGGATGGCTGTGTTCACCTATAGCCTAGTCGAATCGCCTCCCCGAACAAACATCACACTGATCATTAACTCCTGGTCACTTCTGGCACAGATATGCCAGCTCTGTCTTATTAAAGCAGATGGACTGAAAGTGCAGAGATATTGATAACCACGTGCACGAAGATTCCGACTCCCAGCACCATCGCTCAGAAGTGCTCTGTCTGTTACCTGTACGGGCCAATAGCCGCTGgtgcagcagcagtgttgaTAATCCGTCTTATGAGGGCAGACATGTCTGACAGCTCCTTTCTGAAAACCACAGGCGAAATCTCGCTGGTTTTTGCTGCCAGAGCTGATTTTTTTCCACACACGTTTTCCGACAAGACACACCTCCTCCTGGACAATCCTAACAGGAGGTCTGGAATTTCCGACCAATGACAATTCAGAAGGGGTGAATATTAGCCAATCAAATCTGGCGCAGGAGGCGGGGGttgtcggaatacgggtggggaaATGACGCAGGACACCACATGACCTGGATGAACCGTAGCAACCAAGATATGAACGCATGAGCTCTGATTGGTCTTTAATAAATGAGTACACCCCAGGCACGGTACTAAATCTATACATATTCTATGAGGTGgatatattaaaaatgttaatgCAAGATTATGAGCTCCACTTACCACATAGgggcactgtgtagttctataattacagactgtagtccaccTGTTTCTCTTCATACTTTATTAGCCCCCTTTcttcctgttcttcaatgggcAGGAACCCACAGGGCTGCCCACCACAGAGCAtgtgttatttgggtggtgggtcattctcagcactgcagtgacactgacatggtggtggcagtgtGTTAGTTGGTAGTGTAtgttgtgctggtacgagtgcatcagacacagcagtgctgctggagtttttaaacacgtgtccactcactgtccactcttcCCTGGTTGATGTAAAGTCAGACAGAACCTCATGTGTAATATCATTGAATTCTGCCACTGAAAATCGAGTTAAAGCCCAGAGTGCCAAATATGGGCATAAAGCCCACTACAGAAGGATGCACGAAAGTAAGTACGTGGCTAGGTCAACCGCTAGGCTGCACTAAGGGATTCCTATATTGTATTTGTATGGAGCATTAAAGACATTTAATATCATGATATCAAattgatcatgatgatgatgatgatatgtaataataataataatatttcaaattGTGAATTCTGTCAAACTAATTAGAAACAGAGATGTATTACAGAATACTGCATGCTAAACACTATTCTAGGCCAATTGTTACATTATGTTAAATCATCCAGGTACAAATATCCTAACtagtcttttttattattttaagacccattattcagtaagtactaatGATTTAGTAGCTACTGTAAATTAATCAGAGACTGCTATGAAACAATATGCactatatcatcactgtccaatgaaaaaacatgtatctccaaaatggcgaatttacagaagacaaaaaaagctcTTTACTCGGAATGGAAGTTAATTCCAAGTAACGTAGAGCATATCTACTGGTCTATTCGTCCAGAATGCTTaaaacagtgtacagaagcagctgaaggggtcaaaccatggagaaaaatggagatgcatgtttttcattggacgaCAGCGATATGTTGTTTAAGGGTAAGGAATTGGAAGTGTTAGGTCTTCTTTAAAACACATAGATAGTCAACAAAAACATGCAACACTGGTTAGTTTATGTATCAGTCTTAGTTTATGAGATCCTTCATGAAAGGTGATACAACTTGGGTAAAGCAACGACTCCACGAGAGAGAGGGATCAAAACATTGCTGTAAAAATTAAGGAAATTCTAATTGTTGGAGTCTGAATATTGTAAAAGTCCACATCAGCTGAGATGAAAACCCCATGATACAAGAAACTGAACTTCATTAAAAATCACTCCCCCTTGGGGAGTCCCATTGCAAGAAAGCCTTTCTCCAAAACAACCTTTTTTCCTGTTATTACAAACCAACACACTTTTGAGGGAATTGAGAGGAGCTTGCTTTCAATTTCAGTTTCTAAAGGTTTTCATGCCACAGTAGCAATAATCAATCAGAATAATAAGTTAGTGTACGCAGTGGAAATGTGCCTTTGATGCATGTTAGAAAGTATGAAATATGCTGATATAATTCACAGAAAGAACATAAGGCATTTTGAGCACAATCTTACACTAACTTCATTAACAATTTCTTGCAAAACCAATgcaaccattaaaaaaacatacttCACACAATCCTAAATTTTAAAGACTATATTAGCAAAACGGCCACATAAAGTCCACATACCACATCATTCAATATTGTCTTCTCATACACAATCTTTTACTATCCTCATTTAGGACCGCTTGGTTGCAGAGGTTTTTTCAGATTATGTTTTGAGTTGTGTGGTATTGCTTAGGTACCAGTAACAGACAAACCAATAGTAATacttcttataataataataattataataataataataatgctggtAGCCATAGACGTAGTTACATTATAAAAGTCAATCGATccttgaccaaaaaaaaaaaaaaaaaaaaaagaataaagagaaGCTGTTATTCAGCAACCCCTGAGATAAAGTGGAGGAGTTTGAGGGCATGTGATTCACACTTCCTCAAAGGAAGGTTTTCCATACAGAACATGATTCAGGAGGCACTAGCAGAGAAGAGAAAATATGAAACAGACAGAACTTCCGACAAAACAttcaaaaataagaaaaatgacattcagaaTGAAAACCAAAGCATATGAAACTTAAATAGTCCATGCATATTTACACAGCAAGATTGGGTCCCTAAGAATTGTTGTTGTAGTGGTGGGGAATACAGTCATATAAATtgctctatttttttttcaatttctgCTGCAAAGAAGACACATACAAAATGTCATTCAAATCCTTTAACAGTCGATCTCAGTCTACTAAAACATGGTCCCGTAGGTGTGAAACTCTCACTTCAATTTTACaccaaaaaaagggaagtcTGTCTAAAATGATAAGTTTGGGCTGACAACTGAAAGCTCTCGAAGGCCCTTGTATGATTGTCTTTggtttcttctttttaatcAACGCTAAGAATTCCAACCAATAGCTTCTGGTGTTGTGTAGTCATCCTTCACAAATCCAGACATCATCATACTCGTCACTGTAGCTATGTTTAGAAAATCAGCTAGGTATTAGCTAGGGAAATAACTACTACAGGGGGCACACTGAAATAAGCTCCTTACCCTTTCTCCGCTAATCCCCTGTTTAAGGTGTGTTCAATGTTTTCCTGCACTGTTCACTGAATTTCACTGAATGTTTCTTCATATAACCGTTTGCTGACTATTATTTAATGCATGCAGCAGATTTTTTCCCTTGTCGATTTACATTAAATGAGGTTGTGTTTGTAATTTTGCATACAGGGACCAACTGAAGATGAGGCTCAGGTCTCAGGAGAGTTGCCATATTACTAGAtataaagaaaaagaggaggagggggaaaaagaaCACCCTCATACTTAGTCAGATGCTCCCATGTCCAACAAACAGCAGGAGGCTTACAGTAAAAGGCGGGGTGTCAGTACTAAAACTGGATATAAGACTCGAAGGGGAACTTAATATCTGGCCTGCCAGTTTTGAATTCAATCCACTGATCTTCCTTTCTTCTGTTAGTCTTAGAAGTTCTGCTGCCGACGCTTCTTGGCATCCATCGCATCGAGGATGGGCTGCCGCTTAGCGGTGTAGCGCTGTCGTAACTCCTCAATTTCTCGCTCCATCATGGGGTCCAGAGCACTGAGGCGCATTTGCAGCTCCTCAAAGTCTAAGTTTTTCAGCTGTATACAGAAAATATAGAGCATATACATAACAAACATTATCTTGTAACTTCAAATCTGTGACTGCCTTCCATTTTAGTTATGTGCATTGTAAGAAATGCTGATATTGCTTTATGTCCACATAGTTTTTATCAAAAGTATCTCTCCCTCTTTGAGTTTGAGCAATCTAGAGAGCTATAGCTAATATGAGCGCAGGTAATCTGGTGGCAGAATTTCTCATTCACAAAATAAGCACCTCTAGATTCACATGTACAGGACTGAGTAATTCAGATTcagagtaactatctctactgtccaggaaaggatttcagctagattttggagcattgctgtgaggatttgattgcattcagtaacaagagtgttggtgaggtcaggctgttggataatcaccaccccaactcatccccaactcttgaAAAGTATTGAccagctgtgtgcatttgcacatgtgtgtcaacaatgggtacaacttaaagtagctgaacacattctttagaaggggtgtgtaAGGAGCCTTTTAAAAGGTTTCaagtggatgtaaaggttcttttcccatttaaaatgttcttcatagTCACATCTTtaataacaaaacaaatgtattatAATGCTATATTGTGCCCATTTTGAGCTGCATTTGATCATTGTCTAAATTAGTTTAAATCATTGCTGAGAACATTTGGTATTATACAAATTGAGCATCAACAGAAGACAAATGACAAGAAGTACATGTACTTACAAAATCAAAATCGCCATCTTGTGGAACTTTCCAGTTGTCAGGGAAAGCAGTCTTGTGTATAAGGTAAGGGTCTTGCTGGTTGTGATTGTAACTCTCCTGTGCTTTATTTGAATCCTGCTTGTCAAAGTAGTCCATAAAAGAGGGCCGCTGGGCTTGCGGTGCCGTAGGATTTCCTacaagtataaataaataaatattaaaaaacatatCAGAATGGATAAGATCCAGAGTAAAGCTAGAGAATACGTCTAACGACAAATCAACACTCACTCCTCATTGAGCCTACATCTTCGTCCTCATCTTCGTCATCACTGTTGATCACCATGGTGCCCAAGTCTGACTCTAGCATGGTGCTACCGTGCTCGATCATGGTCTGTGCCCCATCACTCATCGTGCCCGTTGCCCGCATGGTGCCGGCGCTCTCTGAGCCGGATTTCACCATGGTGTGAGagtccacctccacctcctcctcctacaGGACAGAAATATAGCATTTGCTATAAACAACATATGCTGC
Encoded proteins:
- the rida gene encoding 2-iminobutanoate/2-iminopropanoate deaminase isoform X1; protein product: MLDEMAAIRRHAPYTPKAPVRQGIYSQAVVVDRTVYISGQLGMDVASGQLVAGGVQAQAKQALVNMGEILKAAGCGYENVVKTTVLLADINDFNSVNEVYKQFFNRNFPARAAYQVAALPRGGLVEIEAIAVLGPITDAS
- the rida gene encoding 2-iminobutanoate/2-iminopropanoate deaminase isoform X2, whose product is MSALIRRIINTAAAPAAIGPYSQAVVVDRTVYISGQLGMDVASGQLVAGGVQAQAKQALVNMGEILKAAGCGYENVVKTTVLLADINDFNSVNEVYKQFFNRNFPARAAYQVAALPRGGLVEIEAIAVLGPITDAS